One part of the Sorangiineae bacterium MSr11954 genome encodes these proteins:
- the mnmA gene encoding tRNA 2-thiouridine(34) synthase MnmA, whose protein sequence is MKERQRIVVAMSGGVDSAVAAARLHDAGHEVVGVTLHLWDYPDDPDAKGGHGRCCAPEDQYDARRTADALGFPHYTFDRRALFAEQVVAPFVDAYVTGETPSPCTTCNREVKLAELFAIADRLGAHAVATGHYARVGRDADGTPYLLTGRDEKKDQSYFLYATPRAKLERLVFPLGESTKAEVRAEALARALPGASKGESQELCFVGGGEHAYTRFVEERSAHRVRPGPIVDDAGRTVGEHGGVHRFTVGQRKGLGVALGRPIWVTQIDAATNTVHLGDERALAATGAYLDDVVLAPGVALPLTARVRIRYRHPGADASITSAPEPGSARLTFREPVLALTPGQIAVFYDGDRVLGGGRLRVATKLRDAGPELQALSDPA, encoded by the coding sequence ATGAAGGAGCGCCAGCGAATCGTCGTGGCCATGAGCGGCGGGGTGGACTCCGCCGTGGCCGCCGCGCGGCTGCACGATGCGGGGCACGAGGTGGTCGGCGTCACCTTGCACCTATGGGACTACCCCGACGATCCCGACGCCAAAGGCGGCCACGGCCGCTGCTGCGCCCCCGAAGATCAATACGATGCGCGGCGCACGGCCGACGCGCTCGGGTTCCCGCACTACACCTTCGACCGGCGCGCGCTCTTCGCCGAGCAGGTGGTGGCGCCCTTCGTCGATGCATACGTCACCGGCGAGACACCCAGCCCGTGCACCACGTGCAACCGCGAGGTGAAGCTCGCCGAGCTCTTTGCCATCGCCGATCGCCTGGGCGCGCACGCCGTCGCCACCGGCCACTACGCCCGCGTCGGGCGCGACGCGGACGGCACGCCGTACTTGCTCACGGGGCGCGACGAGAAGAAGGACCAGAGCTACTTCCTCTACGCCACGCCTCGCGCCAAGCTCGAACGCCTGGTCTTTCCGCTGGGCGAGAGCACCAAGGCCGAGGTGCGCGCCGAAGCGCTGGCGCGCGCGCTCCCGGGCGCCAGCAAAGGCGAGAGCCAGGAGCTGTGCTTCGTGGGCGGCGGCGAGCACGCGTACACGCGCTTCGTCGAGGAGCGCAGCGCGCACCGCGTGAGGCCCGGGCCCATCGTCGACGACGCCGGGCGCACCGTCGGAGAGCACGGGGGCGTGCACCGCTTCACCGTAGGCCAGCGCAAAGGCCTCGGCGTCGCGCTGGGCCGCCCCATCTGGGTCACGCAAATCGACGCGGCCACCAACACCGTGCACTTGGGCGACGAGCGCGCCCTCGCCGCCACCGGCGCGTACCTCGATGACGTGGTCCTCGCCCCCGGCGTCGCCCTGCCGCTCACCGCGCGCGTGCGCATTCGTTACCGCCACCCCGGCGCCGACGCGAGCATCACGTCTGCCCCCGAGCCCGGCTCGGCCCGTCTCACCTTTCGCGAGCCGGTTCTCGCCCTCACCCCCGGGCAAATCGCGGTGTTTTACGACGGCGACCGCGTCCTCGGCGGCGGACGGCTGCGCGTCGCCACGAAGCTGCGCGATGCGGGCCCCGAGCTTCAGGCGCTCTCGGATCCGGCTTGA
- a CDS encoding protein kinase: MPNDRVHRPDSTGNSASSGGGGSGAASDPRAGTYFLGRYRVVDEIGIGGMASVHLARMDGLGGFQKWVAIKKIHAHLLEDESFVQMFLDEARIVARISHSNVATVFELGKHEDCYWIAMEYLHGEPLRELMRRTEELGTPMPPEIACRVIADAAEGLHAAHELVGKNGEKLQLVHRDVTPHNLFVTYDGTTKVVDFGIAKFASRISNTRAGTLKGKLAYMSPEQVHGEPIDRRTDLFALGVVLWELTTGQRLFRMDNDLDTLAKVQECNVPRPSTLVRGYPIDLEKIVMKVLARNRNERFKTARELSRALQSLLMRRGLFIASDEVASYVQSIFAERIQKREAHLRWAAEVTQTINVESLRLPEGGVSSFDHGLHPAFQPDAKVSSPGPARLPAPRPAAGVPARREQGMLRTAETPSLETPATSVRPYDDGPTLQGSLPDFGYQGGEELDDDDTLVAKGSRSGENAAVTTQPGQVPLPAAGRPVDPFHVPDARVSFADQAPAAASPFALPQQSPFPGDFAHQPTVPAQPNPFMPELGLAPAAAPDPRWPASMGAPPQPPPVAPPDHDNRTRTARSAKQGIPMWVVALGSGLLALLFVGAIYVLLSGTLVGDKSAANAAGAGTEKSTALPPPSAGAQGPFGNARDAFTAAIAPTTKATEPVAPALDDKPAAPAPPAPSADPTGKGAGGSAAAASASAAPAPIATSPAATPTSPGGKPKSETTRSDLAKSDGPTRVNSGPVERRAEKTGLLTVICKPSPCDEVFDNGKPLGASPIYRQSVSVGEHRLTLKTSNPPVTKTQRTTVAADELNIQQVTMTP, from the coding sequence TTGCCGAACGATCGCGTCCACCGTCCCGATTCCACAGGTAACAGCGCCTCCTCGGGCGGCGGTGGGAGCGGCGCTGCGTCGGATCCGAGGGCGGGGACGTATTTTCTCGGCCGCTATCGGGTGGTCGACGAAATTGGCATCGGCGGGATGGCCAGCGTGCACCTGGCGCGCATGGATGGTCTCGGCGGCTTCCAGAAGTGGGTCGCCATCAAGAAGATCCACGCGCACCTCTTGGAGGACGAGTCGTTCGTCCAGATGTTCCTCGACGAGGCCCGCATCGTCGCGCGCATCTCGCACTCCAACGTGGCGACCGTCTTCGAGCTGGGCAAGCACGAGGACTGCTACTGGATCGCCATGGAGTACCTGCACGGCGAGCCGCTGCGCGAGTTGATGCGCCGCACCGAGGAGCTGGGCACCCCCATGCCGCCCGAGATCGCGTGCCGGGTCATCGCCGACGCCGCCGAAGGGCTGCACGCCGCCCACGAGCTGGTGGGCAAGAACGGCGAGAAGCTGCAGCTCGTCCACCGCGACGTGACGCCGCACAACCTGTTCGTCACCTACGACGGCACCACCAAGGTCGTGGACTTCGGCATCGCCAAGTTCGCCTCGCGCATCTCGAACACGCGCGCGGGCACCTTGAAGGGCAAGCTCGCGTACATGTCGCCGGAGCAGGTGCACGGCGAGCCGATCGACCGGCGCACCGATCTGTTCGCGCTGGGCGTGGTGCTCTGGGAGCTCACTACCGGGCAGCGCCTCTTCCGCATGGACAACGACCTGGACACCCTCGCCAAGGTGCAAGAGTGCAACGTCCCGCGTCCGAGCACCTTGGTGCGCGGCTACCCGATCGATCTCGAGAAGATCGTGATGAAGGTGCTCGCGCGCAACCGCAACGAGCGCTTCAAGACCGCCCGCGAGCTCTCCCGCGCGCTGCAGTCGCTGCTCATGCGGCGCGGGCTCTTCATCGCCAGCGACGAGGTGGCGTCCTACGTTCAATCCATCTTCGCCGAGCGGATCCAGAAGCGCGAAGCGCACCTGCGCTGGGCGGCGGAGGTGACGCAGACCATCAATGTCGAGAGCCTTCGCCTGCCCGAGGGCGGCGTCTCCAGCTTCGATCACGGTCTGCACCCGGCCTTCCAACCCGACGCCAAGGTCTCGAGCCCCGGACCCGCGCGGCTCCCGGCGCCGAGGCCGGCGGCGGGTGTGCCCGCGCGCCGCGAGCAAGGCATGCTCCGAACCGCGGAGACACCGTCCCTCGAAACGCCGGCCACCAGCGTTCGCCCGTACGACGATGGGCCAACCTTGCAAGGCTCGCTCCCCGACTTCGGCTACCAAGGCGGCGAGGAGCTGGACGACGACGACACCCTCGTCGCCAAGGGCTCGCGCTCCGGAGAGAACGCGGCGGTCACCACGCAGCCGGGGCAGGTGCCGCTCCCTGCCGCGGGGCGCCCGGTGGATCCCTTTCACGTCCCCGATGCCCGCGTCTCCTTCGCCGATCAAGCGCCGGCGGCGGCCTCACCGTTCGCCCTTCCGCAGCAGAGCCCCTTCCCGGGCGACTTCGCCCATCAGCCCACGGTGCCCGCGCAGCCGAACCCCTTCATGCCCGAGCTCGGGCTCGCCCCCGCGGCCGCGCCGGATCCGCGTTGGCCGGCATCCATGGGCGCTCCTCCCCAGCCGCCGCCGGTCGCTCCGCCGGACCATGACAACCGAACGCGGACCGCACGCTCGGCGAAGCAAGGCATCCCCATGTGGGTGGTGGCGCTCGGCTCGGGGCTGCTGGCGCTCCTGTTCGTGGGCGCCATCTATGTGCTCCTCTCCGGAACCTTGGTGGGGGACAAAAGCGCGGCCAATGCGGCAGGCGCGGGGACGGAAAAGTCCACGGCGCTTCCGCCGCCGAGCGCCGGCGCGCAAGGCCCGTTCGGCAATGCGCGCGATGCGTTCACGGCCGCCATCGCCCCGACGACCAAGGCGACGGAGCCTGTCGCGCCCGCGCTGGACGACAAACCCGCGGCGCCCGCGCCGCCGGCTCCCTCGGCCGATCCGACGGGCAAGGGCGCCGGCGGATCGGCGGCGGCGGCTTCGGCGAGCGCGGCCCCCGCGCCGATTGCCACGTCGCCGGCGGCGACGCCCACCTCGCCGGGCGGCAAGCCCAAGTCGGAGACGACCCGTTCGGACCTGGCGAAGAGCGACGGTCCCACGCGCGTAAACAGCGGTCCCGTGGAGCGGCGCGCCGAGAAAACGGGCCTCCTGACGGTGATCTGCAAGCCCAGTCCGTGCGACGAAGTGTTCGACAACGGCAAGCCCCTCGGCGCCTCGCCCATCTACCGGCAAAGCGTCTCGGTCGGCGAACATCGGCTCACCTTGAAGACGTCGAACCCCCCCGTCACCAAGACGCAAAGGACGACGGTCGCGGCGGACGAGCTCAATATCCAGCAAGTGACCATGACACCGTGA
- a CDS encoding sigma-70 family RNA polymerase sigma factor yields MSLVVSLARQMHQHLGASLGFEDLEAIGREGLLDAARSFDRERGIPFLRWASLRIRGSMIDGARAHGSLPRRVYRKLRALEAGDRIQEVVAEELAANPPKGAEAADEKLDDALASMAMAMAAAFLAPQTQGLDEIIHPDTESPEEAFAHAELMNRVRAAIDKRPENERTLLERHYFDGVTFEQAAAEIGLSKSWASRLHARAIEAIARELRRTGIKE; encoded by the coding sequence ATGTCGCTGGTTGTGAGCCTGGCGCGTCAGATGCACCAACACCTGGGCGCGAGCCTCGGCTTCGAAGATCTCGAGGCGATTGGTCGCGAAGGTCTGCTGGACGCCGCCCGCAGCTTCGACCGCGAGCGCGGCATCCCCTTCTTGCGCTGGGCGAGCCTGCGCATCCGCGGATCCATGATCGACGGGGCCCGCGCCCATGGCTCGCTCCCCCGCCGGGTCTACCGAAAGCTCCGCGCCTTGGAGGCCGGCGACCGCATTCAAGAGGTGGTGGCCGAGGAGCTGGCGGCCAACCCACCCAAGGGCGCGGAGGCCGCCGATGAAAAGTTGGACGACGCCCTGGCCAGCATGGCGATGGCCATGGCCGCGGCGTTCCTGGCGCCGCAAACGCAGGGCCTCGATGAGATCATCCACCCGGACACGGAGTCGCCCGAGGAGGCCTTTGCGCACGCCGAGCTCATGAACCGCGTCCGCGCGGCCATCGACAAGCGCCCCGAGAACGAGCGCACCCTGCTCGAGCGCCACTACTTCGACGGCGTGACCTTCGAGCAAGCGGCCGCCGAGATCGGGCTCTCCAAGTCGTGGGCGAGCCGCCTCCATGCGCGCGCCATCGAGGCGATCGCGCGCGAGCTGCGGCGCACGGGCATCAAAGAGTAA